The following proteins come from a genomic window of bacterium:
- a CDS encoding ATP-binding cassette domain-containing protein, with amino-acid sequence MIRFENIAIVFQGRSLFSNVNWQITEGHRIGLVGVNGSGKSTLLKLVTGLLEPDSGRIVRAKNFSVGYLPQELTSTSEQTVFDEALSGCGSAREIELQLQATERAMTETDPKSEEYAELVHEFGRLQHLFEEADGFTLQSKTARVLQGLAVPSEWWKLPLKQLSGGWQMRVHLARLILSAPSLLLLDEPTNHLDVESIVWLSSFLRTYEGGLVMISHDRYFLDENVREIVEIENRKLHFYAGNFSFYQQEKQNRLELLLNTYENQQGEIARTERFIERFRYKATKARQVQSRIKQLEKLERVELPDGTEEIHLRLPEAPRSGRVVLEGQKLGHSYGDKNVFSNLNFLLERGEKVALVGVNGAGKTTLLKILANVENPVEGSVNFGHNVFPAYYAQIVAEQFDLRNTVLKEMLREDTGHDETFLRTILGSFLFTGDAVYKKVSVLSGGEKSRLALAKILLRPSNLLLLDEPTNHLDMASKDILLEALQEYKGAILFIAHDRYFMDQLAQRILELKDGILTSYPGNYSEYVLKISTQPGVSVQEDAKAPVYHKSREQKKLEAEQRSKQARFKKEITEPLAKLEESIAVKEAEMKRLESILADDRIYSDSRHQDYIQKYEHLKRSLEGEYRKWEELQKRKEE; translated from the coding sequence GATTCCGGCCGCATCGTGCGTGCGAAGAATTTCTCCGTTGGCTATTTGCCGCAGGAACTCACTTCCACTTCAGAACAAACCGTATTTGACGAAGCTTTGTCCGGATGCGGATCCGCGAGGGAGATCGAGCTTCAGTTGCAGGCAACAGAAAGAGCGATGACCGAAACGGATCCCAAATCGGAGGAATATGCAGAGCTTGTACATGAGTTTGGGCGACTTCAGCATTTGTTCGAAGAGGCAGATGGTTTTACATTGCAATCGAAAACCGCTCGTGTTTTACAAGGACTCGCTGTTCCTTCCGAATGGTGGAAATTGCCGCTGAAACAATTAAGCGGCGGTTGGCAAATGCGTGTGCATCTTGCGCGCTTGATTCTGTCAGCCCCTTCCCTCTTGCTTCTGGATGAACCCACGAATCATCTGGATGTTGAGTCGATTGTCTGGCTTTCCTCTTTTCTCCGGACGTACGAAGGCGGACTCGTGATGATCTCTCACGATCGATATTTCCTAGATGAAAATGTTCGCGAGATCGTTGAGATTGAAAATCGAAAACTGCACTTTTATGCGGGTAACTTTTCCTTCTACCAGCAAGAAAAGCAGAATCGTTTGGAGTTGTTGCTCAACACTTACGAGAATCAGCAAGGTGAGATTGCAAGAACGGAGAGGTTCATTGAACGCTTCCGCTATAAAGCCACGAAAGCGCGTCAGGTGCAGAGTCGCATCAAGCAACTGGAAAAACTGGAGCGCGTCGAACTTCCAGATGGAACGGAGGAAATCCATCTTCGATTGCCAGAAGCTCCCCGCTCGGGACGCGTGGTCCTCGAAGGTCAAAAACTCGGACATTCTTATGGCGATAAAAACGTTTTTTCAAACTTAAATTTTCTCCTGGAACGTGGCGAGAAAGTAGCGCTGGTCGGGGTGAATGGCGCTGGAAAAACCACTCTTCTAAAGATTCTTGCAAATGTCGAAAATCCAGTCGAAGGATCGGTAAATTTTGGACATAATGTCTTCCCCGCTTACTACGCTCAGATTGTGGCGGAACAATTCGATTTGCGAAACACGGTTCTCAAGGAAATGCTGCGCGAAGACACGGGACACGATGAAACATTTCTCCGGACGATTCTCGGATCCTTTTTATTTACAGGCGACGCCGTGTACAAGAAAGTATCTGTGCTTTCCGGTGGAGAAAAGAGCAGACTGGCTCTTGCAAAAATCCTTTTGCGACCCTCCAACCTGTTGTTGCTGGACGAACCGACAAACCATCTGGACATGGCATCCAAAGATATTTTATTGGAGGCGCTTCAGGAATATAAAGGTGCGATTCTTTTTATCGCACACGATCGTTATTTTATGGATCAACTTGCCCAAAGAATCCTGGAACTGAAGGACGGAATTCTCACCTCCTATCCGGGCAACTACTCCGAATATGTGTTGAAGATTTCGACGCAGCCAGGAGTATCAGTGCAAGAAGACGCGAAAGCACCCGTGTATCACAAGAGCCGCGAGCAGAAGAAGTTAGAGGCGGAGCAACGAAGCAAACAAGCGCGATTTAAAAAAGAGATCACTGAGCCGCTGGCAAAACTGGAGGAATCGATTGCCGTCAAAGAAGCTGAGATGAAGAGGCTGGAGAGTATTCTGGCAGATGACCGAATCTATTCAGACAGCCGCCATCAGGACTACATTCAAAAATACGAGCATTTGAAGAGAAGTCTGGAAGGCGAGTATAGGAAGTGGGAAGAATTACAGAAGCGAAAAGAAGAAG